The following proteins come from a genomic window of Aequorivita marisscotiae:
- a CDS encoding prolyl oligopeptidase family serine peptidase, whose protein sequence is MKYTIVTVILVLAIFSGEAQTKKEMFSVKYPKTKKEKTVDTYFGETVKDPYRWLEDDRSKETAAWVKAQNEVTFDYLENIPFRDNLKKRLSHLWNYEKVGPPFKEGNYTYFYKNDGLQNQYVIYRYKTGEDPSTAEVFLDPNTFKEDGTISLGETSFSKDGSKLAYSISEGGSDWRKVLVMNTETRKLVGDTLKDIKFSGLSWKGEDGFYYSSYDKPKGSELSAKTDQHKVYYHKMGTPQSEDKIIFGATPEQKHRYINASVTEDNNYLLIRASTSTSGNKLFIKDLSKPNSEFVTIINNTDTDTYILENVGSKLYIVTNMNAPNKKIVTVDAKNPTPENWKDFLPETENVLSPSTGGGNIFANYMVDAVSKVLQYDYDGNLIREVKLPGVGSAGGFGTKKKEKELYYSFTNYVTPGSIYKYDIASGNSELFIKPDIDFNPENFESQQVFYTSKDGTKVPMIITHKKGLELDGKNPTILYGYGGFNISLTPSFSIANAVWMEQGGIYAVPNLRGGGEYGKKWHDAGTQMKKQNVFDDFIAAAEYLIENNYTSSNYLAIRGGSNGGLLVGATMTQRPNLMKVALPAVGVLDMLRYHTFTAGAGWAYDYGTAEDSKEMFQYLKGYSPVHNVKKGVQYPATLITTGDHDDRVVPAHSFKFAAELQAKQAGSNPVLIRIETDAGHGAGTPVSKTIEQYADIFGFTLFNMGFEKLPTQLK, encoded by the coding sequence ATGAAGTACACAATCGTTACCGTAATCTTGGTGCTCGCTATTTTTTCTGGTGAAGCCCAAACTAAAAAAGAAATGTTTTCTGTGAAATATCCAAAGACAAAGAAGGAAAAAACCGTAGATACATATTTTGGCGAAACAGTAAAAGATCCATACCGGTGGTTAGAAGATGATCGGAGTAAAGAAACGGCCGCGTGGGTAAAAGCCCAAAATGAAGTAACTTTTGATTATTTAGAAAATATACCTTTCCGAGATAACTTAAAAAAGCGCCTTTCACATCTTTGGAATTATGAAAAAGTTGGACCTCCGTTTAAAGAAGGTAACTACACGTATTTTTATAAAAACGATGGGTTGCAAAATCAATACGTAATCTATCGCTACAAAACGGGAGAAGATCCCAGTACGGCCGAAGTTTTCTTAGACCCGAATACTTTTAAGGAAGACGGAACAATCTCATTGGGAGAAACCAGTTTTTCTAAAGATGGCAGCAAGTTGGCTTATAGTATTTCTGAAGGTGGAAGCGACTGGAGAAAAGTGCTTGTAATGAATACCGAAACTAGAAAATTAGTTGGCGATACTTTAAAAGATATTAAATTTAGCGGCCTCTCCTGGAAGGGCGAAGACGGTTTTTATTACTCCAGTTACGACAAGCCTAAAGGCAGTGAACTTTCGGCAAAAACCGATCAACACAAAGTGTACTATCATAAAATGGGTACACCGCAAAGCGAAGACAAAATAATTTTTGGTGCTACTCCTGAACAAAAACACCGCTATATTAACGCAAGCGTAACCGAAGATAACAATTACTTACTTATTAGAGCCAGTACATCTACTTCGGGAAATAAACTTTTTATAAAAGATCTTTCCAAGCCTAATTCTGAATTTGTTACTATAATAAACAATACAGATACAGATACCTATATTCTTGAAAATGTAGGCTCCAAACTCTACATTGTTACCAATATGAATGCGCCAAACAAAAAGATTGTTACGGTAGATGCAAAAAATCCAACTCCCGAAAATTGGAAGGACTTTCTTCCAGAAACCGAAAATGTGCTTTCTCCGAGCACTGGGGGAGGCAATATTTTTGCTAATTATATGGTAGACGCAGTATCAAAAGTTTTGCAGTATGATTACGATGGAAACTTAATTCGAGAAGTAAAACTTCCCGGTGTAGGTTCTGCTGGCGGATTTGGAACTAAAAAGAAAGAAAAAGAGTTGTATTATTCTTTTACCAATTATGTAACACCCGGTAGCATTTATAAATATGATATTGCCAGTGGTAATTCTGAATTATTCATTAAACCAGATATAGATTTTAATCCAGAAAATTTTGAAAGCCAACAAGTTTTCTATACATCAAAAGATGGAACAAAAGTGCCTATGATTATCACCCATAAAAAAGGCCTAGAATTGGATGGAAAAAATCCAACCATTCTTTATGGTTACGGTGGGTTTAATATTAGCTTAACACCAAGTTTTAGTATCGCCAATGCAGTTTGGATGGAACAGGGCGGAATTTACGCAGTGCCAAACCTTCGTGGGGGTGGCGAGTACGGAAAAAAATGGCACGACGCAGGTACGCAAATGAAAAAACAAAATGTGTTTGATGATTTTATTGCTGCAGCCGAATATTTAATCGAAAACAACTATACTTCTAGCAACTATCTCGCAATTCGCGGTGGCTCTAATGGAGGGTTATTAGTGGGCGCTACTATGACGCAAAGACCAAATTTAATGAAAGTAGCCTTGCCAGCGGTTGGGGTGTTAGATATGCTTCGCTATCATACTTTTACTGCTGGCGCTGGATGGGCCTATGACTATGGAACTGCCGAAGACAGCAAAGAAATGTTTCAATATTTAAAGGGTTATTCACCGGTACATAATGTAAAGAAAGGCGTTCAATATCCCGCAACCTTAATTACTACCGGCGATCATGACGATAGAGTGGTACCAGCACACAGTTTTAAATTTGCCGCAGAGCTTCAAGCAAAACAAGCTGGAAGCAATCCGGTTTTAATACGTATTGAAACCGATGCCGGCCACGGCGCCGGTACGCCAGTAAGCAAAACTATTGAGCAATATGCAGATATTTTCGGCTTTACTCTTTTTAATATGGGATTTGAAAAATTACCAACACAACTAAAATAA
- a CDS encoding DoxX family protein, producing MTAQKTIYWIATSLLSALFLYSAFTYLTDTAVIEGTYQDYQYPSYLVIPMALAKISAIVFIILRRPKWVMEWAYAGLFFDLVLACFALYRIGDPGMTLPLFGILVLLISYFFGKTVRP from the coding sequence ATGACAGCCCAAAAAACCATTTATTGGATAGCCACAAGCCTGCTTAGCGCATTATTTTTATATTCGGCATTTACTTATTTAACAGATACCGCGGTAATTGAAGGTACATATCAAGATTATCAATATCCTTCCTATTTGGTAATTCCGATGGCGCTTGCTAAAATTTCTGCCATTGTATTTATAATTTTACGAAGGCCAAAATGGGTTATGGAGTGGGCCTATGCAGGGCTTTTTTTCGATTTGGTATTGGCCTGCTTTGCCCTTTACCGAATTGGCGACCCAGGAATGACGCTGCCATTGTTTGGAATTTTGGTATTATTAATTTCATACTTCTTCGGAAAAACCGTACGCCCATAA
- a CDS encoding NAD(P)H-dependent glycerol-3-phosphate dehydrogenase, protein MSEKLKYAVFGGGSWATAIVKMLCENLDEVGWYMRNNYALEHLKKHGHNPNYLSSVEFNLKQLNLSNNINQTVNWADVLIFVVPSAFLHKELEKLTVSLEDKIVFSAIKGIVPETSLIVGDHFNTHYKVPFNNIGVISGPCHAEEVALERLSYLTIASADDEKAKMIANVLSSEYIKCTTSDDVLGIEYAAMLKNIYAVAAGIAHGLGYGDNFQSVLMSNAIREMKKYVKKVHKMKRDINDSAYLGDLLVTGYSIFSRNRLFGTMIGKGYTVKSAQLEMSMIAEGFYATKSAYNLNQQKGKKKAKTPIINTVYGILYENKDPKKTFKKLTEKLN, encoded by the coding sequence ATGTCAGAAAAATTAAAATACGCGGTTTTTGGTGGAGGAAGTTGGGCGACAGCTATTGTAAAAATGCTTTGTGAAAATTTAGACGAAGTAGGTTGGTATATGCGTAATAATTACGCTTTGGAGCATCTAAAAAAACACGGTCACAATCCAAATTATTTAAGTTCGGTAGAGTTTAATTTAAAACAATTAAATCTTAGTAACAACATTAACCAAACTGTTAACTGGGCAGACGTCCTTATTTTTGTGGTACCTTCGGCCTTTCTTCACAAAGAATTAGAAAAACTAACCGTTTCTTTAGAAGACAAAATAGTTTTTTCAGCCATTAAAGGAATTGTCCCCGAAACAAGCTTGATAGTTGGCGATCATTTTAACACGCATTATAAAGTGCCGTTCAACAATATAGGGGTTATTTCTGGGCCCTGTCACGCAGAAGAAGTAGCTTTAGAAAGACTTTCCTATCTTACAATTGCCAGCGCCGATGATGAAAAGGCCAAAATGATTGCAAACGTGTTAAGCAGCGAATATATTAAGTGCACCACGAGCGACGATGTGCTGGGAATTGAATATGCCGCAATGCTTAAAAACATTTACGCAGTAGCCGCAGGAATAGCCCACGGTTTGGGCTATGGAGATAACTTTCAAAGTGTATTGATGAGCAACGCCATTCGCGAAATGAAAAAGTACGTAAAAAAGGTACATAAAATGAAACGCGATATTAATGATTCGGCCTATTTAGGCGATTTGTTAGTAACTGGCTATTCTATTTTTAGTAGAAATAGGCTCTTCGGAACCATGATTGGAAAAGGCTATACTGTAAAAAGTGCGCAATTGGAAATGAGCATGATTGCCGAGGGTTTTTACGCCACTAAAAGCGCTTACAACCTAAACCAACAAAAAGGAAAGAAAAAGGCAAAAACACCAATAATAAATACAGTTTACGGTATTCTATACGAAAATAAGGATCCCAAGAAAACATTTAAAAAACTAACCGAAAAGCTAAACTAA
- a CDS encoding thymidine kinase — translation MFLENTVNQKEQFGWIEVICGSMFSGKTEELIRRLKRAQFARQKVEIFTPSLDTRYAEDAVTSHDSNKIRSTPVPAAANIPILADNCDVVGIDEAQFFDDEIVKVCNDLANRGVRVIVAGLDMDYKGNPFGPMPALMATAEYVTKVHAVCTRTGNLAHYSYRKAKSEALVLLGETEEYEPLSRAAYYKVQLRDKVVKLDVKDAEEIKDEKASRQD, via the coding sequence ATGTTTCTTGAAAATACCGTAAATCAGAAAGAACAATTTGGTTGGATTGAAGTAATCTGCGGTTCCATGTTTTCAGGAAAGACCGAAGAACTTATCCGAAGGTTAAAACGTGCCCAATTTGCTCGACAAAAAGTTGAAATTTTTACTCCATCATTAGATACTCGTTACGCCGAAGATGCTGTAACTAGCCACGATAGCAATAAAATTAGATCTACGCCCGTTCCGGCAGCAGCTAATATTCCTATTTTGGCAGATAATTGCGATGTAGTAGGTATAGACGAGGCTCAATTTTTTGATGACGAAATAGTAAAAGTGTGCAACGACCTCGCCAACCGGGGCGTTCGGGTAATCGTAGCGGGGCTGGATATGGATTATAAAGGAAATCCGTTTGGCCCAATGCCCGCTTTAATGGCAACTGCCGAATATGTAACAAAAGTACACGCCGTCTGCACCCGAACGGGTAATCTTGCACACTATAGCTATAGAAAAGCAAAAAGTGAAGCGCTTGTTTTGCTGGGCGAAACCGAAGAATACGAACCCCTAAGCCGCGCTGCATATTACAAAGTACAGCTCAGAGATAAAGTAGTAAAATTAGACGTGAAGGATGCCGAAGAAATTAAAGATGAAAAAGCATCTCGCCAAGACTGA
- a CDS encoding DoxX family membrane protein — protein sequence MNSTFTKILRIILGLGLLFFGLSKLLHFKIMPTHIYTGEAAIFIDSLSNTGYILYVVGIFEIFIGALLLFNKWVPFALLLLAPITVNILLFHIFLDTPGLIAALVIVVLNVILIYKHWKVYRPLFI from the coding sequence ATGAATTCAACTTTTACTAAAATCCTAAGGATTATATTAGGCTTAGGATTACTTTTTTTTGGACTGAGCAAGTTGCTTCACTTTAAAATTATGCCAACGCATATTTATACAGGAGAGGCAGCAATCTTTATAGACTCGCTCAGCAACACTGGCTATATTCTATATGTAGTTGGAATTTTTGAAATATTTATCGGCGCACTTTTACTATTTAATAAATGGGTGCCATTTGCCCTGCTATTATTGGCGCCAATAACAGTAAATATTTTACTATTCCATATATTTTTAGATACTCCGGGTCTTATTGCGGCCTTGGTGATTGTAGTTTTAAATGTTATACTTATCTATAAACATTGGAAGGTTTATAGACCGTTATTTATATAG
- a CDS encoding N-acetylmuramoyl-L-alanine amidase family protein translates to MRNIIILSILLFSTFLSSATEKIIVIDVGHGGNDDGYAIDGFKEKDLVFEIALKIVALNTAEDVKIILTREGDYPLSLKSRAEFINTLNPDFVISLHINSNVDVAASGFDFFVSSENAFSEASNKLAERLKNAIDQEFESNGIRNSNFFILKNVSAPITLIEMGYLSNPNDFKLLTSEKGQNKIAGAIYNLIK, encoded by the coding sequence ATGAGAAATATTATAATATTAAGCATTTTGCTGTTTTCGACCTTCCTTTCTTCTGCAACGGAAAAAATAATAGTAATTGATGTCGGCCACGGCGGCAACGATGACGGGTATGCAATAGATGGCTTTAAAGAAAAGGATCTTGTTTTTGAAATCGCATTAAAAATCGTGGCTTTAAATACCGCTGAAGATGTAAAAATTATTTTAACTCGTGAAGGAGATTACCCGCTTTCCTTAAAAAGTCGAGCAGAATTTATAAATACATTAAATCCAGATTTTGTTATTTCACTTCACATTAACTCAAACGTAGATGTTGCTGCAAGTGGGTTCGATTTTTTTGTAAGTTCTGAAAACGCTTTCTCAGAGGCATCTAACAAACTTGCTGAACGTCTAAAAAATGCAATAGATCAAGAATTTGAAAGCAATGGAATTAGAAATTCAAATTTCTTTATTTTGAAAAATGTAAGCGCACCTATTACCCTTATTGAAATGGGTTATTTAAGTAACCCAAACGACTTTAAATTGTTGACTTCCGAAAAGGGACAGAATAAAATTGCGGGCGCTATTTATAACTTAATTAAATAG
- the rsmI gene encoding 16S rRNA (cytidine(1402)-2'-O)-methyltransferase yields the protein MTGKLYLVPTPIGNLKDMTFRAVEVLNEVDLILAEDTRNSGKLLKHFKIGTQMHSHHMHNEHKTVEGIVKRIQNGENIALISDAGTPAISDPGFLLTRACVEAGIEVDCLPGATAFVPALVNSGFPNDKFVFEGFLPVKKGRQTRLELLAEETRTIIFYESPHKLLKTLAQFVKYFGTERRVSVSRELTKLHEETVRGTAEEVLNHFENKPPKGEIVIVVAGKK from the coding sequence ATGACGGGAAAACTCTATTTGGTACCCACACCCATCGGCAATTTAAAAGATATGACTTTTCGTGCGGTAGAAGTACTGAATGAAGTAGATTTAATTCTCGCCGAAGATACGCGCAATAGCGGAAAACTATTAAAACATTTTAAAATAGGTACCCAAATGCATTCGCACCACATGCACAACGAGCACAAAACGGTGGAAGGCATTGTAAAACGAATTCAAAACGGTGAAAACATTGCGTTAATTAGCGATGCCGGAACTCCGGCCATTAGCGACCCAGGATTTCTATTAACCCGTGCCTGTGTTGAAGCTGGTATTGAAGTAGATTGTTTGCCTGGCGCGACTGCCTTTGTTCCCGCATTAGTTAACAGCGGTTTCCCAAACGATAAATTTGTATTTGAAGGATTTCTCCCTGTGAAAAAAGGAAGACAAACCCGCTTGGAACTTTTAGCCGAAGAAACCCGAACTATTATTTTCTACGAATCGCCGCACAAGCTTTTGAAAACACTCGCACAGTTTGTGAAATATTTTGGCACAGAAAGACGAGTTTCCGTTTCGCGCGAACTCACAAAACTACACGAAGAAACCGTCCGCGGCACTGCCGAAGAAGTTTTAAACCATTTTGAAAACAAGCCGCCGAAGGGGGAGATTGTTATTGTAGTTGCCGGGAAGAAATAG
- the mscL gene encoding large conductance mechanosensitive channel protein MscL: MLKEFRDFIMTGNVVDLAVAVILASAVGLVVTGFTNDMIMPIVGHFTGGVDFADLKYVLDPAVIGPDGEVVEPENAVMWGKWVNSIINLIIVGFVLFLIVKAYAKVRKKKEAAPAPDPGPSEKDILLEIRDELRKK; encoded by the coding sequence ATGTTAAAGGAATTTAGAGATTTTATTATGACGGGCAACGTCGTAGATCTTGCCGTAGCCGTAATTTTGGCAAGTGCCGTTGGACTCGTAGTTACCGGCTTTACAAATGATATGATTATGCCTATTGTAGGGCATTTTACTGGAGGCGTAGATTTTGCCGATCTTAAATACGTGCTAGATCCAGCAGTTATTGGACCAGACGGTGAAGTAGTAGAACCTGAAAATGCAGTAATGTGGGGTAAATGGGTTAACTCAATCATTAACTTGATTATCGTAGGATTTGTATTGTTTTTAATCGTTAAAGCCTACGCAAAAGTTCGAAAGAAAAAAGAAGCAGCTCCTGCACCAGATCCGGGACCATCTGAAAAAGATATCCTATTGGAAATTCGTGATGAGCTTAGAAAAAAATAA
- a CDS encoding ATP-binding protein → MKELFIISERILDALNIQKERYLLEQIDWSQRLIGIKGARGSGKTTLLLQRIKFHLSEAEKPLYTSLDNLYFMNHTLIGLAEEFAVQGGTHLFLDEVHKYPNWSRELKLIYDQLPSLNVIFTSSSILEINKGESDLSRRAVKYILKEMSFREYLNIKHNLNVPSFNFEYILKNQKEVALELKKHVKFPVAEFKEYLKYGCYPYSFEGIDNYYPKLLDTINLMLEIDVSSVENIPYQESRKIKKLLVAIAQSAPFTPNVSKLSERLGFSRNFLLNSLKILDRAELIHEFFTPLKGIGAFTKPEKLYLNNTNLIYALAQSQLEQGTLRETFFANQLKHIHEIHLVKKGDFIVNRKYTVEIGGKNKTTHQIKDLKDAFILKDDIEIGALNIIPLHLFGLMY, encoded by the coding sequence ATGAAAGAGCTTTTCATAATCAGCGAACGTATTTTAGATGCTTTAAATATCCAAAAAGAACGGTACTTGTTGGAGCAAATTGATTGGTCGCAACGGCTTATCGGGATAAAGGGTGCTAGAGGCTCTGGGAAAACAACCCTATTGCTTCAACGTATAAAATTTCATCTTTCCGAAGCGGAAAAACCTTTGTACACTTCCTTAGACAATCTATATTTTATGAACCATACCTTAATTGGTTTGGCGGAGGAATTTGCAGTACAAGGCGGAACACATTTGTTTTTAGACGAGGTACACAAATACCCGAACTGGTCTCGGGAATTAAAGCTGATTTACGACCAATTACCTTCTCTAAATGTAATATTTACATCTTCCTCCATTCTTGAAATAAATAAAGGAGAATCCGATCTAAGTCGACGGGCGGTGAAATATATTTTAAAGGAAATGTCGTTTCGTGAATATTTGAATATAAAACATAACCTCAATGTACCATCTTTCAATTTCGAATATATTCTCAAAAATCAAAAAGAAGTAGCACTAGAACTTAAAAAGCATGTTAAATTCCCAGTAGCAGAATTCAAGGAATATCTAAAATACGGCTGCTATCCTTATAGCTTTGAGGGAATTGACAATTATTATCCCAAACTTTTAGATACCATTAATTTAATGCTCGAGATAGATGTAAGTTCAGTAGAAAACATCCCGTATCAAGAAAGTCGGAAAATAAAAAAGCTGCTCGTTGCTATTGCACAAAGTGCCCCATTTACGCCCAACGTTTCAAAACTTAGTGAGCGCTTGGGTTTTTCAAGGAATTTTCTGTTGAATTCACTCAAAATATTAGATCGAGCCGAACTTATTCATGAATTCTTTACTCCTTTAAAAGGCATTGGTGCATTCACCAAACCTGAAAAATTATACCTCAACAATACTAATTTAATTTATGCACTTGCACAAAGTCAACTAGAGCAAGGAACCCTACGCGAAACATTTTTTGCCAATCAATTAAAACATATTCATGAAATTCACCTTGTTAAAAAAGGTGATTTTATCGTAAACAGAAAATATACCGTTGAAATAGGAGGCAAAAATAAAACTACACATCAGATTAAAGATCTCAAAGATGCTTTTATACTTAAAGATGATATTGAAATTGGAGCCTTAAACATTATTCCATTACATCTTTTTGGATTAATGTACTAA
- a CDS encoding carboxymuconolactone decarboxylase family protein, producing MALVIPLSPNYDADTQQLAKFFNETLGFCPNSVLTMQHRPAISKAFINLNKAVMANEGRVTSALKRMIAWVSSNATGCRYCQAHAIRAAERYGAEQEQLDNIWEYRTHPAFSEAERAALDFSLAASQVPNAVDEKIKQRLYNNWDEGEIVEMLGVISLFGYLNRWNDSMGTSIEKGAVESGEQYLGKHGWNKGKH from the coding sequence ATGGCTCTAGTAATTCCACTTTCTCCAAACTACGATGCAGACACCCAACAGTTAGCCAAGTTTTTTAATGAAACACTTGGTTTTTGTCCCAACAGCGTGCTTACTATGCAGCATCGACCGGCAATTAGCAAAGCGTTTATCAACCTCAACAAAGCCGTAATGGCGAATGAAGGCCGCGTTACTTCAGCTTTAAAACGAATGATTGCTTGGGTGAGCAGTAATGCCACGGGTTGCCGCTATTGCCAAGCACACGCCATTCGCGCTGCCGAACGTTACGGAGCCGAGCAGGAGCAACTTGATAATATTTGGGAATACAGAACCCATCCTGCATTTTCAGAGGCTGAACGCGCTGCTTTGGATTTTTCACTCGCTGCCAGCCAAGTACCAAATGCCGTTGATGAGAAAATAAAACAAAGACTTTACAATAATTGGGATGAAGGCGAAATTGTAGAAATGCTGGGCGTGATTTCGCTCTTTGGATACTTAAACCGTTGGAATGACTCAATGGGTACTTCAATTGAAAAAGGTGCTGTAGAAAGTGGCGAGCAATATCTCGGGAAACATGGGTGGAATAAAGGAAAGCACTAG
- the alr gene encoding alanine racemase, translated as MPKATETLLEIDLNALNSNYKYITSKIAPSTKMLAVVKAYAYGNDAVIVAKELETLGVSYFAVAYTNEGETLRNASIKTPILVLHPLPVNFETIVNRCLEPSIYSRKTLKEFIEFAENHNQSNYPIHLKFNTGLNRLGFNHNDLLWIAETLSNTKSVKVKSIFSHLAASEDLKLKEFTQGQIKDFREISEELIAKLGYKPLLHCANTSGIINYPEAHFNMVRSGIGLYGFGNDPEENKHLKPVATLKTVISQIHVVQKNQSVGYNRGFIAETVTRSATLPIGHADGIPRSYGKGKGWVTIAGKKAPILGNVCMDMIMVDVTNITCEEGDEAIIFGPSASAEDLAASINTISYELITAISQRVKRVIRKN; from the coding sequence ATGCCCAAAGCCACAGAAACCTTATTAGAAATTGACTTAAATGCGCTCAATTCAAATTACAAATATATAACTTCAAAAATAGCTCCGAGCACGAAAATGCTTGCAGTAGTAAAAGCATACGCCTACGGTAACGATGCAGTTATTGTTGCAAAAGAACTTGAAACTTTGGGTGTATCTTATTTTGCTGTAGCCTATACTAATGAGGGCGAAACACTTAGAAATGCTTCAATAAAAACTCCAATTTTAGTGTTGCATCCGCTGCCAGTTAATTTTGAAACTATTGTAAATCGCTGTCTGGAACCGAGCATTTATTCTCGAAAAACCTTAAAAGAGTTTATTGAATTTGCAGAGAATCACAATCAATCTAACTATCCAATACATTTAAAATTTAATACGGGGTTAAATCGTTTGGGGTTTAACCACAATGATTTATTATGGATTGCAGAAACACTTTCCAACACAAAAAGCGTAAAAGTAAAATCTATTTTTTCGCATTTAGCTGCTAGCGAAGATTTAAAATTGAAGGAGTTTACCCAAGGTCAGATTAAAGATTTTAGAGAAATTTCGGAGGAATTAATCGCTAAACTTGGGTACAAGCCGTTGTTACACTGTGCAAATACATCTGGAATAATAAATTATCCCGAAGCGCATTTTAACATGGTGCGATCTGGAATTGGTCTTTACGGCTTTGGAAATGATCCCGAAGAAAACAAACATTTAAAACCTGTAGCCACCTTAAAAACGGTTATTTCGCAAATCCACGTGGTGCAAAAAAATCAAAGTGTTGGTTATAATCGCGGTTTTATTGCTGAAACAGTAACCAGATCTGCAACTCTTCCCATTGGTCACGCAGATGGTATTCCGCGCTCATATGGCAAAGGAAAAGGATGGGTAACTATTGCTGGAAAAAAGGCACCTATTCTTGGTAACGTTTGTATGGATATGATTATGGTAGATGTTACTAATATTACTTGTGAAGAAGGCGATGAGGCAATTATTTTTGGCCCCTCTGCCAGTGCTGAAGACTTAGCGGCTTCAATAAATACAATTTCTTATGAACTGATTACGGCCATATCGCAACGAGTAAAACGGGTAATTCGTAAAAATTAA
- a CDS encoding aspartate-semialdehyde dehydrogenase — translation MKLALVGATGMVGEVMLKVLAERNFPVDELLLVASERSVGKQISFKGKTLTVIGLNEAVAAKPHIALFSAGGSTSLEWAPKFAAVGTTVIDNSSAWRMEADKKLIVPEINAHILTKDDKIIANPNCSTIQLVMVLAPLHKKYKLKRVVVSTYQSVSGTGLKAVKQMENEMAGIKGEMAYPYPIHKNALPHCDVFEENGYTKEEMKLAREPQKILNDRTFSITATAVRIPTAGGHSESVNVQFENDFELGAIRKMLHETPGIVLQDNTDTNTYPMPIYAHDKDDVFVGRIRRDETQPNTLNMWIVSDNLRKGAATNAIQIAEYLIYHKLL, via the coding sequence ATGAAATTAGCTTTGGTGGGTGCCACAGGAATGGTGGGCGAAGTAATGTTAAAAGTCTTGGCGGAACGCAATTTCCCTGTAGATGAGCTGCTCTTAGTAGCTTCGGAAAGGTCTGTGGGCAAACAAATTTCATTTAAAGGAAAAACGCTTACAGTAATTGGCCTTAATGAAGCCGTGGCTGCAAAACCCCATATTGCGCTTTTCTCGGCAGGCGGTAGCACATCGTTAGAATGGGCGCCAAAATTTGCCGCAGTAGGGACTACCGTTATAGACAATTCGTCGGCTTGGCGTATGGAGGCCGATAAAAAACTAATCGTACCCGAAATAAATGCCCACATATTAACGAAGGACGATAAAATTATTGCCAATCCAAATTGTTCAACAATTCAGTTGGTAATGGTTTTGGCACCACTTCATAAAAAATACAAGCTAAAGCGCGTGGTGGTCTCTACCTATCAATCAGTGTCTGGAACAGGTTTAAAGGCCGTTAAACAAATGGAGAATGAAATGGCCGGAATAAAGGGAGAAATGGCCTACCCCTATCCAATTCATAAAAATGCTTTACCACATTGCGATGTTTTTGAAGAAAATGGTTATACCAAAGAAGAAATGAAACTAGCGCGCGAGCCACAAAAAATTTTAAACGACCGTACCTTCTCTATTACGGCAACCGCTGTTAGAATTCCTACCGCAGGAGGCCACAGTGAATCTGTAAATGTTCAATTTGAAAATGATTTTGAATTAGGCGCTATACGTAAAATGTTACACGAAACTCCTGGTATTGTGCTTCAAGATAATACAGATACCAATACGTATCCTATGCCCATATATGCGCACGACAAAGATGATGTTTTTGTTGGAAGAATTCGAAGGGACGAAACCCAACCCAACACGCTAAATATGTGGATTGTTAGCGATAACCTAAGAAAAGGTGCTGCTACCAATGCAATTCAAATTGCAGAATATTTAATATACCACAAACTACTTTAG